A window of Lacibacter sediminis contains these coding sequences:
- a CDS encoding RtcB family protein yields the protein MSKLKISGKELRAIGYPEGPVISVAMNVMQKNYKHHTKEEVMELLKAVLASPANYLDDAVLALIAKQLMPEEKESEGELSLNQNGIQFNVFGSEHIEQSAMHQMYTAAKLPVAVAGALMPDAHHGYGLPIGGVLATENAVIPYGVGVDIGCRMCLSIFDIDPKDLVQKEAFFAREIGEATLFGSGAQFKQSEDHEVMDNELFFELPLLKNLHGRAWKQLGSSGSGNHFVEFGVVEIAEKDEVLGVEAGKYVGLLSHSGSRALGANIANHYTKLAISKRRLPQDAKNLAWLTLDEEEGMEYWLAMNLAGDYASACHHVIHQKIAKQLGRKPIKRVENHHNFAWKEKWEGRDVIVHRKGATPAGKDVLGIIPGSMTAAGFIVKGKGEMASVNSASHGAGRLMSRSRAMQSVTHKALKDELKKHGVKLMGGGLDEAPFAYKDIELVMQSQQSLVDVVGKFTPKIVKMDGPSIKPWQKTREVEGE from the coding sequence ATGAGCAAGTTAAAAATATCAGGAAAAGAATTGAGAGCGATTGGCTACCCGGAAGGACCGGTGATCAGCGTCGCCATGAATGTGATGCAAAAAAATTACAAGCATCACACAAAGGAGGAAGTTATGGAACTGTTGAAAGCAGTGTTGGCATCGCCTGCAAATTATTTAGATGATGCCGTGCTGGCATTGATCGCAAAACAATTGATGCCGGAAGAAAAGGAAAGTGAAGGAGAGTTGTCGTTGAATCAAAACGGTATTCAATTCAATGTTTTCGGAAGTGAACATATTGAACAAAGTGCTATGCACCAGATGTACACTGCAGCAAAATTACCCGTAGCAGTAGCCGGTGCCTTAATGCCCGATGCACATCATGGATATGGATTACCGATCGGAGGCGTGTTGGCAACGGAGAATGCAGTAATACCTTATGGTGTTGGTGTGGATATTGGTTGCAGAATGTGTTTGAGCATTTTTGATATCGATCCGAAAGACCTGGTGCAGAAAGAAGCATTCTTTGCTAGAGAAATTGGTGAAGCTACTTTGTTTGGAAGTGGCGCACAGTTCAAGCAAAGCGAAGACCATGAAGTAATGGATAACGAATTGTTTTTTGAATTGCCGTTGCTGAAAAATCTGCACGGTCGTGCATGGAAACAATTAGGCAGCAGCGGAAGCGGAAATCACTTTGTTGAATTTGGTGTAGTGGAAATTGCAGAGAAAGATGAAGTGCTGGGTGTGGAAGCAGGCAAGTATGTCGGACTGTTGAGTCACTCCGGTTCAAGAGCGTTGGGTGCAAATATCGCTAACCATTATACCAAACTTGCGATCAGTAAAAGACGTTTACCACAGGATGCAAAAAATCTTGCGTGGTTAACACTTGATGAAGAAGAAGGAATGGAGTATTGGTTAGCGATGAACCTGGCTGGTGATTATGCAAGTGCCTGTCACCATGTGATTCATCAAAAGATTGCGAAGCAACTTGGTCGAAAACCAATAAAGCGTGTAGAGAACCATCACAACTTTGCATGGAAAGAAAAGTGGGAAGGAAGAGATGTGATCGTTCACCGTAAAGGTGCAACACCTGCCGGTAAAGATGTACTGGGTATCATTCCGGGAAGTATGACAGCCGCAGGCTTTATAGTAAAAGGTAAGGGTGAAATGGCATCGGTGAATTCTGCTTCACATGGAGCCGGACGTTTGATGAGTCGTTCAAGAGCCATGCAAAGCGTTACGCACAAAGCATTGAAAGATGAATTGAAAAAGCATGGCGTGAAATTAATGGGCGGCGGATTAGATGAAGCACCTTTTGCTTACAAGGATATTGAACTAGTGATGCAGAGTCAGCAATCGTTAGTTGATGTTGTTGGAAAATTTACACCTAAGATCGTGAAGATGGATGGACCGAGTATAAAGCCTTGGCAGAAGACGAGGGAAGTGGAAGGGGAGTGA
- a CDS encoding slipin family protein — MKRVKVNAYQVALVFKDGVYKYMLKEGKYWLWNKEVYVYDVTRPFVAPIELNILLQDADLANALQVVEVKDNEIVLMYENGLLKQVLNAGRYTYWKSAIEYVFVKADMGKVEIDENIDRVVLQNRLLVPYVRSYSVENYEEALLFVDGKFQKRLQSGMYYWWKNNIAVHVGKADKRLQQLEINGQEILTKDKAALRLNAWAQYKVADIEKALLQNKEYDKQLYVAFQLALREYIAAYGFDELLEKKEALAPFVLEAVKEKAAALGVEVIGFGIRDIILPGDVKEIMNQVLIAEKKAQANSIMRREETASTRSLLNTAKLMEENAMLWKLKEMEYVEKIADKISNISVSGNGVLIEQLKQIFVPQK, encoded by the coding sequence ATGAAACGTGTAAAAGTAAATGCCTACCAGGTGGCATTGGTATTTAAAGATGGCGTGTATAAGTACATGCTGAAAGAAGGTAAGTATTGGTTGTGGAACAAAGAAGTGTATGTGTACGATGTAACCAGGCCATTTGTTGCGCCAATTGAACTGAACATTCTGTTGCAGGATGCTGATCTGGCAAATGCATTGCAGGTTGTGGAAGTAAAGGATAACGAAATTGTGTTGATGTATGAGAATGGTTTGCTGAAGCAGGTACTTAATGCAGGTCGTTATACCTACTGGAAAAGTGCTATTGAATATGTATTTGTAAAGGCCGACATGGGCAAAGTGGAGATCGATGAAAACATTGATCGTGTTGTATTGCAAAACCGTTTGCTGGTTCCATATGTGCGTAGCTACAGCGTGGAGAACTACGAAGAAGCTTTGCTGTTTGTAGATGGTAAATTCCAAAAGCGTTTGCAAAGCGGTATGTACTACTGGTGGAAGAACAATATTGCCGTACATGTAGGTAAAGCAGATAAACGTTTGCAGCAACTGGAGATCAACGGGCAGGAAATTCTTACTAAAGACAAAGCGGCTTTGCGTTTGAATGCTTGGGCACAATACAAAGTTGCTGATATTGAAAAAGCACTGTTGCAAAACAAGGAGTACGATAAACAATTGTACGTGGCATTTCAATTGGCCCTGCGTGAATACATTGCTGCTTATGGCTTCGATGAATTGCTGGAGAAAAAAGAAGCCCTTGCACCTTTTGTATTGGAGGCAGTGAAAGAAAAAGCTGCTGCCTTGGGTGTTGAAGTAATTGGTTTTGGTATCCGTGACATTATCCTGCCGGGTGATGTAAAAGAGATCATGAACCAGGTGCTCATCGCCGAAAAGAAAGCGCAGGCCAACAGCATTATGCGTCGTGAAGAAACTGCCAGCACCCGTAGCTTGCTCAACACTGCCAAGCTGATGGAAGAAAATGCGATGTTGTGGAAACTGAAAGAAATGGAATATGTAGAAAAGATCGCAGACAAGATCAGCAACATCAGTGTAAGTGGTAACGGTGTGTTGATTGAACAGTTGAAACAGATTTTCGTACCGCAGAAATAA
- a CDS encoding RNA polymerase sigma factor, with the protein MKQEEQFTALYNQYAPGIRKLCLGYTGDAMLAEDLLQESFVKVWKNMDKFRGDAAWSTWIYRIAANTCLTHLRKKNEQFVDADEERLAMVPDDERNKEQEVQLLYKCISKLAETDRLIITLVLEDKPYEEIAEITGITENNLRVKIHRIKKQLSEIYSSYERL; encoded by the coding sequence ATGAAACAGGAAGAACAGTTTACAGCATTGTATAACCAATACGCTCCCGGTATACGCAAACTATGTCTTGGTTATACCGGCGATGCGATGCTGGCCGAGGATCTGTTGCAGGAAAGTTTTGTGAAAGTGTGGAAGAATATGGACAAGTTCAGAGGTGATGCAGCATGGAGTACCTGGATCTACCGCATCGCTGCCAACACCTGTTTAACACATCTGCGCAAAAAGAACGAACAGTTTGTAGATGCCGATGAAGAACGATTAGCAATGGTACCGGATGATGAACGCAACAAAGAACAGGAAGTACAGTTACTGTACAAATGCATCAGCAAACTAGCTGAAACAGACAGACTGATCATTACACTGGTACTCGAAGACAAACCTTATGAAGAGATTGCCGAGATCACCGGTATTACTGAAAATAACCTGCGTGTAAAAATTCACCGGATTAAAAAACAGCTCAGCGAAATTTATAGCAGTTATGAAAGACTTTGA
- a CDS encoding M1 family metallopeptidase, whose amino-acid sequence MKRFFFLAVSVCFTTVLLAQSKYDHREAFHPFFYPNFGNEYRSASGQPGPKYWQNQANYNIKATIDPEKHTVGGTVALQYVNNSPDELSFLWLQLDQNIYRKDSRGSATTTTLGGRWANGEFTEGHMIQSVKIEQNGKLTDAKYQVTDTRMQVWLPEVLKNAGASAKVVIEYKFTVPEYGTDRMGRLKQKDGWVYEVAQWFPRACVYDDINGWNVNPYLGAGEFYLEYGTIEYSITAPSNMIVVGSGGLMNAEECFTAEQIKRWGEAMKSDKTVVIRSADEVNKATSRPGNPFTTWKFKCENTRDVAWAASTAFIMDAARMNLPSGKTAMAVSVYPKESASKKDGNDWRRSTEYTKASIEFYSKYLYEFPYPVATNVAGIVGGMEYPGIVFCSAGATESGLFGVTDHEFGHTWFPMIVGSNERKFAWMDEGFNTFINILSSEAFNNGEYKDAPSVSGMANYMFGDKMDGMLNGADVLQQGNLGVAAYFKPGMMLYVLRNEVLGAERFDRALKEYVRRWAFKHPTPWDFFHTIENVSGEDLNWFWRSWVLNTWKFDVAVTEVKPVNEGGISGVTIKLQLLEKMPMPVTVKVVDVNGFEQLIKLPVEVWQRGDTWSFPVATKAAVKEVIVDPDMRLPDMNPANNKWEK is encoded by the coding sequence ATGAAGAGATTCTTTTTTCTGGCAGTGAGTGTGTGTTTTACCACTGTATTGCTTGCACAGAGTAAGTACGATCATCGTGAAGCATTTCATCCGTTCTTCTATCCAAATTTTGGAAATGAATACAGGAGTGCAAGCGGACAGCCCGGGCCAAAGTATTGGCAGAACCAGGCTAATTATAATATCAAGGCAACCATCGATCCTGAGAAACATACCGTAGGCGGTACGGTTGCATTACAGTATGTAAACAACAGTCCCGATGAGTTAAGTTTTCTCTGGTTACAACTCGATCAGAATATTTACCGCAAAGATTCACGTGGCTCCGCAACTACCACAACCTTAGGTGGACGATGGGCAAATGGCGAGTTTACTGAAGGTCACATGATCCAATCCGTTAAAATTGAACAGAACGGAAAACTGACTGATGCAAAATACCAGGTAACAGATACACGCATGCAGGTTTGGTTACCGGAAGTTTTAAAGAATGCCGGTGCGTCTGCAAAAGTTGTGATCGAATACAAGTTTACGGTTCCAGAATATGGAACTGATCGTATGGGTCGTTTGAAACAAAAAGATGGCTGGGTGTATGAAGTGGCCCAATGGTTTCCACGTGCATGTGTGTACGATGATATTAACGGATGGAATGTAAATCCCTATTTAGGTGCAGGTGAGTTTTACCTCGAGTATGGAACAATTGAATACAGCATTACTGCACCATCGAATATGATCGTTGTTGGTAGTGGTGGTTTGATGAATGCGGAAGAATGTTTTACTGCAGAGCAGATCAAACGTTGGGGCGAAGCCATGAAGAGTGATAAAACAGTGGTGATCCGTTCGGCAGATGAAGTGAACAAAGCCACCTCACGTCCGGGTAATCCATTCACCACCTGGAAGTTCAAATGTGAAAACACAAGAGATGTGGCATGGGCAGCAAGCACTGCATTTATCATGGATGCAGCACGTATGAATTTACCCAGCGGGAAAACGGCTATGGCAGTAAGTGTGTATCCAAAAGAAAGTGCATCAAAAAAAGACGGCAACGATTGGCGTCGTTCAACCGAATATACAAAAGCAAGCATTGAGTTTTACAGTAAGTATTTATATGAGTTTCCTTATCCTGTTGCAACCAATGTGGCAGGTATTGTAGGTGGTATGGAATATCCAGGTATTGTGTTTTGCAGTGCTGGCGCAACAGAAAGCGGTTTGTTTGGTGTAACAGACCATGAGTTTGGGCACACATGGTTCCCAATGATCGTTGGCAGCAACGAACGCAAATTTGCATGGATGGATGAAGGGTTCAATACATTCATCAATATCCTTTCAAGTGAAGCATTCAATAATGGTGAATATAAAGATGCGCCAAGTGTAAGTGGAATGGCGAATTATATGTTTGGTGACAAAATGGATGGTATGCTTAATGGTGCTGATGTGTTACAACAAGGAAATCTTGGTGTGGCTGCTTATTTTAAACCGGGCATGATGTTGTATGTGTTGCGCAATGAAGTACTCGGTGCAGAACGTTTCGACAGGGCGTTGAAAGAATATGTGCGTCGTTGGGCATTCAAGCATCCAACCCCTTGGGATTTCTTTCATACCATTGAAAATGTATCCGGTGAAGATCTCAACTGGTTCTGGCGCAGCTGGGTATTGAACACCTGGAAGTTTGATGTGGCGGTGACTGAAGTGAAGCCTGTGAATGAAGGCGGCATCAGCGGTGTTACCATTAAATTACAACTGCTTGAAAAAATGCCCATGCCTGTAACAGTAAAGGTTGTTGATGTAAATGGTTTTGAGCAACTCATTAAATTACCGGTAGAAGTTTGGCAGCGTGGTGATACCTGGAGTTTTCCTGTTGCAACAAAAGCTGCAGTGAAAGAAGTGATCGTTGATCCTGACATGCGGTTACCCGATATGAATCCTGCAAATAATAAATGGGAGAAATAA
- a CDS encoding AAA family ATPase, protein MELYITIMLLIWILIGVCPPVAVWISRKLRQLSEKRTAGIFEHHYLEAKSFYMYRFKTIPCTTYVDEIDINKAFEYLDKNSKDITEDIYQACYYDWTQSKQVFSKTLFVLKNRVMVELMNDYARILYPNYRYSEADNLVNIFSAYKLPQKQEAYEINIITLSRDGLELKQVEIKPTLLDIGMYYNDDFKEVDETIKARLNRESDKGIILLHGLPGTGKTTYLRHLIGGLKKKVLFVSPSVAGNLMNPEFIDLLIENPNSVLIIEDAENIMMDRKYNSDSSVSNLLNLSDGLMSDCLSVQIICTFNSSVNLIDSALMRKGRLIAKYEFGKLGVEKANRLSKHLGFDVNIDQPMTIAEIANPTEKTQPVERTEVIGFRRQVELMN, encoded by the coding sequence ATGGAACTATATATAACAATAATGTTGTTGATCTGGATCTTGATAGGAGTATGTCCTCCTGTTGCTGTGTGGATCAGCAGAAAACTAAGGCAGTTATCAGAAAAAAGAACAGCCGGAATTTTTGAACATCATTACCTCGAAGCAAAATCATTTTACATGTACAGGTTTAAAACAATTCCCTGTACAACTTATGTAGATGAAATTGATATCAACAAGGCATTTGAATACCTGGATAAAAACTCAAAAGACATAACGGAAGATATTTACCAGGCATGTTATTATGATTGGACACAAAGCAAACAGGTTTTTAGTAAAACACTTTTTGTTTTGAAGAATAGAGTGATGGTGGAGCTGATGAATGACTATGCCAGGATTTTGTATCCGAATTACAGGTATAGTGAAGCAGACAACCTGGTAAATATTTTCAGCGCTTATAAACTTCCTCAAAAACAGGAAGCTTATGAAATCAACATCATCACGCTTTCAAGAGATGGATTAGAGTTAAAGCAGGTAGAAATTAAACCAACGCTTCTTGATATCGGGATGTATTATAACGATGATTTTAAAGAAGTGGATGAAACGATCAAAGCCAGGCTGAATAGGGAAAGTGATAAAGGGATTATCCTTTTGCATGGTTTGCCCGGCACTGGTAAAACAACTTACTTACGTCACTTAATTGGCGGACTGAAAAAGAAAGTATTGTTTGTTTCACCATCGGTTGCAGGAAATTTAATGAATCCTGAGTTTATTGATTTGCTGATCGAGAATCCAAATTCGGTCTTGATCATTGAAGATGCTGAGAATATTATGATGGACAGGAAATATAACAGTGATTCATCTGTATCGAACCTGTTGAATTTAAGTGATGGGTTGATGAGTGATTGTTTAAGTGTTCAGATCATTTGCACATTCAACAGCTCAGTGAACCTGATCGACTCAGCATTAATGCGCAAAGGTCGTTTGATCGCAAAATATGAGTTTGGTAAACTCGGAGTTGAAAAAGCAAATCGGCTATCAAAGCATCTGGGGTTCGATGTAAACATCGATCAACCAATGACCATTGCAGAGATTGCTAACCCAACCGAAAAAACACAACCGGTCGAAAGAACGGAAGTGATCGGTTTCAGGCGACAGGTTGAATTAATGAATTAA
- a CDS encoding aspartate/glutamate racemase family protein, giving the protein MKTIGLIGGITWLSTLDYYRLLNQKVNEQLGGVHSAQILLSSVDFDEIKRLTLADDWNGLANMMSREANRLQQAGADCILIGANTMHNIAEAVQASIRIPLINIAVETGKEIQKQQLKKVVLLGTKYTMQLPFYKNVLAKQGIETIIPNEAEMEYINTAIYEEMGKGIFLPEQKTEIIRIIDELKNKGAEGVILGCTEIPILIKQEDSPIPVFDTAAIHVNAAVRFALS; this is encoded by the coding sequence ATGAAAACAATCGGACTCATCGGTGGAATCACCTGGCTTTCAACATTGGATTATTATCGCTTGCTTAATCAAAAGGTAAACGAACAGTTGGGTGGCGTGCATTCTGCACAGATATTGCTCAGCTCTGTTGACTTTGATGAAATAAAACGATTGACTCTGGCCGATGATTGGAATGGGTTGGCAAACATGATGAGCAGGGAGGCCAACCGATTGCAACAGGCCGGCGCCGATTGTATTTTAATAGGCGCCAATACCATGCACAATATTGCAGAAGCTGTTCAGGCATCGATCCGTATTCCTTTAATCAATATTGCTGTTGAAACAGGAAAGGAAATTCAAAAACAACAATTGAAGAAAGTGGTATTGCTTGGTACGAAGTATACAATGCAGCTTCCGTTTTATAAAAATGTGTTGGCAAAGCAGGGAATTGAAACGATTATTCCCAACGAGGCAGAGATGGAATACATTAACACGGCTATTTATGAAGAGATGGGCAAAGGAATTTTTCTGCCCGAACAGAAAACGGAAATCATCCGCATCATTGATGAACTCAAAAACAAAGGTGCCGAAGGCGTGATCTTGGGTTGCACCGAAATTCCTATTCTTATTAAACAGGAAGATAGTCCCATTCCGGTGTTTGATACCGCGGCGATACATGTAAATGCAGCTGTACGGTTTGCATTGAGCTGA
- a CDS encoding Dabb family protein: protein MQQTRKSFIAKISAATAAIAGLSSFKQKPMDKELKNIFIHHVYFWLKNADSKTDRDKLVDGLKKLSSVKTIQNFHIGKPADTNREVIETGYAVSWFVQFANGADQASYQTDPIHLKFIEECSHVWSKVIVYDSVDV, encoded by the coding sequence ATGCAACAAACCCGCAAATCATTTATCGCAAAAATTTCCGCAGCTACAGCTGCCATTGCCGGCTTATCTTCGTTCAAACAAAAACCAATGGACAAAGAATTAAAAAACATCTTCATTCACCATGTGTACTTCTGGTTGAAGAATGCTGATAGCAAAACCGACCGTGACAAGTTAGTGGACGGGTTAAAAAAATTATCGAGTGTAAAAACCATTCAAAACTTTCACATCGGCAAACCGGCCGATACCAACCGTGAAGTAATTGAAACCGGGTATGCCGTTTCCTGGTTTGTACAGTTTGCTAACGGTGCCGATCAGGCCAGCTATCAAACTGATCCTATTCACTTAAAATTTATTGAGGAATGCTCGCATGTATGGAGCAAAGTGATCGTGTATGATTCCGTTGATGTTTGA
- a CDS encoding alpha/beta fold hydrolase codes for MKKVFALLIISLIIFQVNAQNNAFKVEVTGKGKPVILIPGYSCSGEVWNETVAHLKDRYECHVITIAGYAGVPKLDTPILKTVRNELINYVKTKKLNKPILIGHSLGAFMSLWVSSVEPDLFGKIICVDGLPFVSAVADTTANAEALKKNPQFNPEAVAKNFEMIPNENYVKNMTGAMLYQVRDTARAVQIATWSSQCDRKTLGYTIVEISTTDLREEIAKIKQPVLVLGSIYGTEANSHLMLNHQFRKVPNKTIEVANSKHFIMYDVPEWFYAKVDAFLQ; via the coding sequence ATGAAAAAAGTATTCGCCCTCTTAATCATCAGCCTGATCATCTTTCAAGTAAATGCCCAAAACAATGCCTTTAAAGTGGAAGTTACCGGCAAAGGCAAGCCCGTCATTTTAATTCCCGGTTACAGTTGCAGCGGCGAGGTTTGGAATGAGACCGTTGCTCACCTCAAAGACCGTTACGAATGCCATGTAATTACCATTGCAGGTTATGCAGGCGTACCAAAACTGGATACACCTATTCTGAAAACAGTTCGCAATGAACTCATCAATTATGTAAAAACAAAAAAGCTGAATAAACCAATACTGATCGGTCATAGTTTGGGAGCATTTATGAGTTTGTGGGTGAGCAGTGTGGAACCCGATCTGTTTGGAAAGATCATTTGCGTGGATGGGTTACCGTTTGTTTCAGCAGTTGCTGACACCACTGCTAATGCAGAAGCATTGAAAAAGAATCCACAGTTTAACCCGGAAGCTGTAGCAAAGAATTTTGAAATGATCCCGAATGAAAATTATGTAAAGAATATGACGGGTGCGATGCTTTACCAGGTAAGAGATACAGCCCGTGCAGTACAAATTGCAACCTGGAGTTCACAATGCGATCGTAAAACATTAGGCTATACTATTGTTGAAATATCAACTACCGATCTGCGTGAAGAAATTGCAAAGATCAAACAACCGGTATTGGTGCTCGGTAGCATTTATGGCACGGAGGCAAACAGTCATTTAATGTTGAATCACCAGTTCAGAAAAGTTCCCAACAAAACCATTGAAGTAGCCAACAGCAAACATTTTATCATGTATGATGTGCCTGAATGGTTTTATGCAAAAGTGGATGCCTTCTTACAATAA
- a CDS encoding DUF2490 domain-containing protein has protein sequence MKQSIHLFAVVLFMFFAVTASAQNTRLRDNNSIGWYSGIGTFSFNKKWSAHLEYQWRRENYITTWQQSLLRTGVNYHANSNTTLRMGYAWAETYAYGDYPINAFGKTFSEHRMYEVATLTQRTGSLDLSHRIMLEQRWLPRYNSATSAKPDDWLFMNRARYMLRLQQSLKGKTLEDKEPYVAAYDEILVGFGKNVNENIFDQNRFGLLLGYRFSPKLRLEAGYINQILQLGREIGGRNVFQHNNGFILNSFFNINL, from the coding sequence ATGAAACAATCGATCCATCTTTTTGCAGTAGTTCTGTTTATGTTTTTTGCAGTAACAGCTTCAGCACAAAACACAAGACTGAGAGACAATAACAGTATTGGCTGGTATTCCGGTATAGGTACATTTTCTTTCAATAAAAAATGGAGTGCGCATTTAGAATACCAATGGCGAAGAGAAAATTATATTACAACCTGGCAACAAAGTTTATTACGCACCGGTGTTAACTATCATGCAAACAGTAACACTACGTTGCGGATGGGTTATGCATGGGCCGAAACCTATGCTTATGGTGATTATCCCATCAATGCATTTGGGAAAACATTTTCGGAACATCGTATGTATGAAGTAGCAACGCTTACTCAACGAACAGGTTCACTTGACCTAAGCCACCGAATCATGCTGGAGCAACGTTGGCTACCACGCTACAACTCTGCCACATCTGCAAAACCCGATGATTGGTTGTTTATGAACCGGGCCCGTTACATGTTGCGCTTGCAACAATCATTAAAAGGGAAAACGCTGGAAGATAAAGAACCGTATGTGGCTGCATATGATGAAATACTGGTGGGCTTTGGTAAGAATGTGAACGAAAATATTTTTGATCAGAACCGTTTTGGTTTGTTGCTTGGTTATCGCTTTTCACCTAAGTTGAGACTGGAAGCAGGATACATCAATCAGATACTACAATTAGGAAGAGAGATCGGTGGACGAAATGTATTTCAACACAACAATGGTTTTATCCTCAACAGCTTCTTTAATATCAATCTTTAA
- a CDS encoding metallophosphoesterase, with amino-acid sequence MRRFLQSVFTKPVARLADRFSSRPDLQRVHEALTKLYANTLEHPGKKGLLLPMNAATDRFIIFSDQHKGAKNGSDDFMMAEPNYLAALDHYYLAGFHFISLGDSEELWENTVWPVKSKNKRTTEAEKKFLTEKRFAKVYGNHDVFWNNDPFAPLHLLSMYKETVKIYEGIVLQTTINNTKLDIFLTHGHQGDGQSDGNVFSAWFVSRIWAPLQSYLNLNPNTPATNNALKSVHNRFMYEWSKQDKNPVLITGHTHQPVFASLTHLERLYKQLIHAREKADEATIEKLNKEIRFRQEEYDYVNKNYIKMKPFYFNTGCCCYSDGDITGIEIADSMIRLIKWKKKDNNSIREILEEMKLSDLLI; translated from the coding sequence ATGCGTCGTTTCTTACAATCTGTTTTCACCAAACCCGTTGCCCGACTTGCTGATCGTTTTTCAAGCAGACCTGATCTTCAACGGGTGCATGAAGCGTTGACAAAATTGTATGCAAATACACTTGAACATCCGGGGAAGAAAGGATTGTTGTTACCGATGAATGCAGCTACAGATCGGTTCATCATTTTTAGTGACCAGCACAAAGGCGCAAAGAATGGAAGTGATGATTTTATGATGGCGGAACCAAACTACCTTGCTGCATTGGATCATTATTACCTCGCTGGCTTTCATTTTATTTCGTTGGGCGATAGTGAAGAACTTTGGGAGAATACAGTATGGCCAGTGAAATCAAAGAACAAACGCACAACAGAAGCAGAAAAAAAATTTCTTACTGAAAAACGTTTCGCCAAAGTATACGGCAACCATGATGTATTCTGGAACAACGATCCATTTGCACCGCTGCACCTGTTGAGCATGTATAAAGAAACTGTGAAGATCTATGAAGGAATTGTATTGCAAACAACCATCAACAATACAAAGCTTGATATCTTTCTCACACATGGTCACCAGGGCGATGGGCAAAGTGATGGCAATGTATTCAGTGCATGGTTTGTTTCAAGAATATGGGCACCGTTGCAGAGCTATCTCAACCTGAATCCCAATACACCTGCTACAAACAACGCATTAAAAAGCGTACACAACCGCTTTATGTATGAGTGGAGCAAACAGGATAAAAATCCTGTTCTTATTACAGGTCATACACATCAACCGGTATTTGCATCACTCACACATCTTGAGCGTTTGTACAAACAACTCATTCATGCAAGAGAAAAAGCTGATGAAGCTACAATAGAGAAACTCAATAAAGAGATCCGCTTCCGCCAGGAAGAATACGACTATGTAAACAAGAATTACATTAAAATGAAACCTTTTTATTTTAATACAGGATGTTGTTGTTACAGTGACGGCGATATTACCGGTATTGAAATAGCTGATAGTATGATTCGCCTCATTAAGTGGAAAAAGAAAGATAACAACTCTATTCGTGAAATACTCGAAGAGATGAAACTGAGCGATCTGCTTATTTAA
- a CDS encoding ribonuclease H-like YkuK family protein, with product MEQRQWRKLNGEKIRRPIEDEVRAVLVREKEMGHQLKVCIGTDSQVKGKETEFGTVIVFIRKGKGGFMYIHNETTKQKMNIKQRMLTEVAMSIDVAYGLCRLFTLYNVDMEVHADINTNPSFKSNDALKEAMGYIMGMGFAFKAKPEAFASSNCANKVVQ from the coding sequence ATGGAACAGCGGCAATGGAGAAAATTGAACGGAGAAAAAATTCGGCGGCCTATTGAGGACGAAGTAAGAGCTGTGTTGGTACGTGAAAAAGAAATGGGACACCAATTAAAAGTGTGCATTGGTACCGATAGCCAGGTGAAAGGAAAGGAAACTGAATTTGGAACCGTGATCGTTTTTATCCGCAAAGGAAAAGGTGGGTTCATGTACATCCACAATGAAACAACAAAACAAAAAATGAACATTAAGCAACGGATGTTAACGGAAGTTGCCATGAGCATTGATGTGGCGTATGGATTGTGCAGGTTGTTTACGTTGTACAATGTAGATATGGAAGTGCATGCCGATATTAACACTAACCCTTCTTTTAAAAGCAATGATGCGTTGAAAGAAGCAATGGGTTATATCATGGGGATGGGCTTTGCTTTCAAAGCAAAACCTGAAGCCTTTGCAAGCAGTAACTGTGCAAATAAAGTGGTGCAATAA